From a single Theropithecus gelada isolate Dixy chromosome 8, Tgel_1.0, whole genome shotgun sequence genomic region:
- the LOC112630428 gene encoding cytochrome c oxidase subunit 7C, mitochondrial-like produces the protein MLGHSIRRFTTSVVRRSHYEKGPGKNLPFSVENKWALVVKMCLYFGSAFAAPFLIVRHQLLKS, from the coding sequence ATGTTGGGCCACAGCATCCGGAGGTTCACAACCTCTGTGGTCCGTAGGAGCCACTATGAGAAGGGCCCTGGGAAGAATTTGCCATTTTCAGTGGAAAACAAGTGGGCGTTAGTAGTTAAGATGTGTTTGTACTTTGGGTCTGCATTTGCTGCACCCTTCCTTATAGTAAGACACCAACTGCTTAAATCATAA